Proteins from one Mesoplodon densirostris isolate mMesDen1 chromosome 1, mMesDen1 primary haplotype, whole genome shotgun sequence genomic window:
- the HMX3 gene encoding homeobox protein HMX3, which produces MPEPGPDAPGTASAQPPPPPPPPPAPKESPFSIKNLLNGDHHRPPPKPQPPPRTLFAPASAAAAAAAAAAAAAKGALEGAAGFALSQVGDLAFPRFEIPAQRFALPAHYLERSPAWWYPYTLTPAGGHLPRPEASEKALLRDSSPASGTDRDSPEPLLKADPDHKELDSKSPDEIILEESDSEESKKEGEAAPGAAGASVGAAAATPGAEDWKKGAESPEKKPACRKKKTRTVFSRSQVFQLESTFDMKRYLSSSERAGLAASLHLTETQVKIWFQNRRNKWKRQLAAELEAANLSHAAAQRIVRVPILYHENSAAEGAAAAAAGAPVPVSQPLLTFPHPVYYSHPVVSSVPLLRPV; this is translated from the exons ATGCCGGAGCCCGGGCCGGACGCCCCCGGCACCGCTAGCGCgcagcccccgccgccgccgcccccgcctccCGCGCCCAAGGAGTCCCCATTCTCCATCAAGAACCTGCTCAACGGAGACCACCACCGGCCGCCCCCAAAGCCGCAGCCGCCCCCACGGACGCTCTTCGCTCCGGcctcggccgccgccgccgccgccgccgccgctgccgctgcgGCCAAGGGGGCCCTGGAGGGCGCCGCGGGCTTCGCGCTCTCGCAGGTGGGCGACCTGGCTTTCCCCCGCTTTGAGATCCCGGCGCAGAGGTTTGCCCTGCCCGCGCACTACCTGGAGCGCTCCCCGGCCTGGTGGTACCCCTACACCCTGACCCCCGCCGGCGGCCACCTCCCACGACCTGAAG cCTCGGAGAAGGCCCTGCTACGAGACTCCTCCCCCGCCTCGGGCACCGACCGCGACTCCCCGGAGCCTCTGCTTAAAGCCGACCCGGACCACAAGGAGCTGGACTCCAAGAGCCCGGACGAGATCATTCTGGAGGAGAGCGACTCGGAGGAAAGCAAGAAGGAGGGCGAGGCGGCGCCGGGCGCGGCCGGGGCGAGCGTGGGAGCGGCGGCGGCGACACCGGGCGCCGAGGACTGGAAGAAGGGCGCGGAGAGCCCGGAgaagaagcccgcgtgccgcaagaAGAAGACGCGCACGGTCTTCTCGCGCAGCCAGGTCTTCCAGCTCGAGTCCACCTTCGACATGAAGCGCTACCTGAGCAGCTCGGAGCGCGCCGGCCTGGCCGCGTCGCTGCACCTCACCGAGACGCAGGTCAAGATCTGGTTCCAGAACCGCCGCAACAAGTGGAAGCGGCAGCTGGCAGCCGAGCTGGAGGCGGCCAACCTGAGCCACGCCGCGGCGCAGCGCATCGTACGGGTGCCCATCCTCTATCACGAGAACTCGGCGGCCGAGGGCGCGGCGGCCGCGGCCGCGGGGGCCCCGGTGCCAGTCAGCCAGCCGCTGCTCACCTTCCCGCACCCCGTGTATTACTCTCACCCGGTGGTCTCGTCCGTGCCGCTGCTCCGGCCCGTCTGA
- the LOC132489056 gene encoding ATP synthase-coupling factor 6, mitochondrial-like, with product MILQRLFRLTSVIQSAVSVSLRRNIGFTAVAFNKELDPVEKLFLDKIREYRTKRQTSGGPVGAGPEYQRDLDRELFKLKQMYGEADMNTFPNFTFEDPKFEAVEKPQS from the coding sequence ATGATTCTTCAGAGGCTCTTCAGGTTGACCTCTGTCATTCAGTCTGCAGTCTCGGTCTCTTTGAGGAGGAACATCGGTTTTACAGCAGTGGCATTTAATAAGGAACTTGATCCTGTAGAGAAACTCTTCTTGGACAAGATTAGAGAATATAGAACTAAGCGACAGACATCTGGAGGACCTGTTGGTGCTGGCCCAGAGTATCAGCGAGACCTAGACAGGGAGCTTTTTAAGCTTAAGCAAATGTATGGTGAAGCAGACATGAATACGTTCCCTAACTTCACATTTGAAGATCCCAAGTTTGAAGCCGTCGAGAAACCACAGTCCTga